The region GCCTGCCGGGTACTTCACCGGTGCTGCGGTGCCGTTGAACGCGCCGTGATCGGCCAGCACGTTGGACCGGATCGCGAGGATCTTGCCGTCCTTGCTGGCGGCGATCTCGCCGACCATGATGTAGTCGCGGGCGAAGCCGGTGCTGGTCAGGTTCTCGCTGCGGTCCTCCATCCATTTCACCGGTTTGCCGAGCAGCAGCGAGCCGACGATGGCGCAGACGTAGCCCGGATAGATCGGCACCTTGTTGCCGAATCCGCCGCCGATATCGGGCGAGATCACCCTGATCTTGTGTTCGGGCAGGCCCGCCACCAACGCGTACAGCGTGCGGTGGGCGTGCGGCGCCTGGCTGGTCGACCAGAGCGTCAGCTTGCCGGTCACCGGGTCGAGGTCGGCCACCGCGCCGCAGGTCTCCATCGGTGCGGGATGCACTCGGGGATAGACGATTTCCTGCTTGACCACGACATCGGCCTTGGCGAAGGCCGCCTCGGTGGCGGCGGCATCGCCGGTCTCCCAGTCGAAGCAGTGGTTGTCCGTCTTGCCGTCCAGGTCGGTGCGGATCACCGGGGCGTCGGGGTCAAGCGCCTTGCGGGCGTCGATCACCGGGTCGAGCGGGTCGTATTCGACGTCGATAAGTTCCAGTGCGTCCCTGGCGGCGTACCGGTCGGTCGCGACCACGAACGCCACCTCCTGACCTTGGAACCGCACCTTGTCGGTGGCCAGCACCGCCTGCACGTCGTTGGACAGCGTCGGCATCCACGCGAGGCCCTTCTCGGCGAGGTCGGCACCCGTGACCACCGCCTTGACCTTCGGATGTGCTTGTGCCGCAGTGGTGTCGATGCCGACGATGCGGGCGTGCGCGTACGGCGACCGCAGGATCGCCAGATGCAGCATGCCGGGCAGTACGACGTCGTCGACGTAGTTGCCGCGTCCCCTGATGAACCGCGGATCCTCCTTGCGCAGCATCCGACCGTGTCCGCAGGGCTTCTGATCGTTGTCGGCGGTATCTTCCGGCCGGATTTCGGTGGTGGTCATGCCTTCGCCTCCACGTCGGCGTGCTCGGCGGCCCACTGGATGGACCGCACGATCGTGGTGTAGCCCGTGCAGCGGCAGATCTGCCCGGAAATGGCCTCCCGGATGGTCTCCTCGTCGGGATCCGGTATGCGGTCGAGAAGTGCGCGCGCGGTGATCATCATGCCCGGCGTGCAGAACCCGCACTGCAGTCCGTGGCACCGCATGAAGCCCTCCTGCACGGGATCCAGTCGGCCGTCGGTTTCGAGGCCTTCCACGGTGCGGATGCTGTGTCCGCCCGCCATCGCCGCGAGCACCGTGCACGACTTGACGGGTTCACCGTCCATCTCGACGACGCAGGTGCCGCAGTTGCTGGTGTCGCAACCCCAGTGAGTTCCGGTGAGCCGCAACTGGTCCCGCAGGAAGTGAACGAGCAGTGTGCG is a window of Mycobacterium sp. 3519A DNA encoding:
- a CDS encoding (2Fe-2S)-binding protein, with translation MQVTMTVNGEPVTAEVEPRTLLVHFLRDQLRLTGTHWGCDTSNCGTCVVEMDGEPVKSCTVLAAMAGGHSIRTVEGLETDGRLDPVQEGFMRCHGLQCGFCTPGMMITARALLDRIPDPDEETIREAISGQICRCTGYTTIVRSIQWAAEHADVEAKA